The proteins below are encoded in one region of Ricinus communis isolate WT05 ecotype wild-type chromosome 6, ASM1957865v1, whole genome shotgun sequence:
- the LOC107262191 gene encoding uncharacterized protein Mb2253c-like, translated as MVLLTEFNIEYITKKVVKGRAITEFLAQTAIERDDPWDLKYPYKNLGAIEMQEWKMYFDGAMNARAIGLGIVMITLEGKMLPMAKRLDFKVTNNMMEYEACLFGLEAVVVAGAKNLMVYRDSMLVIQEALEEWKVKEERLKPYVNYLRILVWNFSKCSFVHLPWDEN; from the coding sequence ATGGTGCTCCTAACAGAATTTAACATTGAGTACATCACAAAGAAGGTAGTCAAGGGTAGAGCTATAACTGAGTTTCTAGCCCAGACCGCGATCGAAAGAGACGACCCTTGGGATTTGAAATATCCTTATAAGAATCTGGGGGCAATTGAGATGCAGGAATGGAAGATGTACTTCGATGGAGCTATGAACGCAAGAGCTATAGGCTTAGGAATAGTTATGATCACGCTAGAAGGGAAAATGCTGCCAATGGCCAAGAGATTAGACTTTAAAGTGACTAATAATATGATGGAGtatgaagcatgtttatttggattagaagcAGTTGTGGTAGCAGGAGCTAAGAATTTGATGGTCTATAGAGATTCCATGCTGGTAATTCAAGAAGCACTCGAGGAATggaaagtaaaagaagagaggttGAAGCCGTATGTCAACTATCTTAGAATTTTAGTGTGGAATTTCTCCAAGTGTTCCTTTGTACACTTGCCTTGGGATGAGAATTAG